From the genome of Synchiropus splendidus isolate RoL2022-P1 chromosome 17, RoL_Sspl_1.0, whole genome shotgun sequence, one region includes:
- the pygma gene encoding glycogen phosphorylase, muscle form — MSKPLSDHERRKQISVRGLAGVENVADLKQNFNRHLHFTLVKDRNVATRRDYYFALAHTVRDHLIGRWIRTQQHYYEKDPKRVYYISLEFYMGRTLQNTMVNLALENACDEATYQLGLDMEELEDMEEDAGLGNGGLGRLAACFLDSMASLGLAAYGYGIRYEFGIFNQKIVNGWQVEEADDWLRYGNPWEKARPEYMRPVHFYGRTEHHPDGVKWVDTQVVLALPYDTPVPGYRNNVVNTMRLWSAKAPCEFNLKDFNVGGYIQAVLDRNLAENISRVLYPNDNFFEGKELRLKQEYFVVSATLQDIIRRFKVSKFGSREIARTDFSKLPDKVAIQLNDTHPAMAIPELMRVLVDQEKLEWDMAWDICVRTCAYTNHTVLPEALERWPVDLFAHLLPRHLEIVYEINRRHLERVAAKYPGDNDRLRRMSLIEEGGQKRINMAHLCIVGSHAVNGVAQIHSDILKATIFKDFFEMEPHKFQNKTNGITPRRWLVMCNPGLAEVIAERIGEEFIRDLDQLQRLRQFVDDEAFIRDVAKVKQENKLKFSVHLEEHYKVKINPNSMFDVQVKRIHEYKRQLLNCLHIITYYNRIRKEPNKQWTPRTVMIGGKAAPGYHTAKMIIRLITAIGDVVNNDPVVGDRLKVIFLENYRVTLAEKAIPAADLSEQISTAGTEASGTGNMKFMLNGALTIGTMDGANVEMAEEAGEGNLFIFGMRVDDVDALDKRGYHAEEYYNRLPELKQAIDQIAGGFFSPKQPDMFKEIVNLLMHHDRFKVFADYEDYIKCQEGVNELYKDPKEWTKKVIYNIAGCGKFSSDRTIAQYAREIWGMEPTLERLPAPDEKP, encoded by the exons ATGTCCAAGCCTTTGTCCGATCACGAAAGGAGGAAACAGATTTCCGTGCGAGGCCTGGCCGGGGTGGAGAATGTGGCCGACCTGAAGCAGAACTTCAACAGGCACCTGCACTTCACGCTGGTCAAAGACAGAAATGTGGCCACCAGGCGGGATTACTACTTTGCCCTGGCTCACACTGTGCGGGACCATTTGATTGGCAGGTGGATCAGGACCCAGCAGCACTACTATGAGAAGGACCCCAAA CGTGTGTACTACATCTCCCTGGAGTTCTACATGGGCCGCACTCTCCAGAACACCATGGTGAACCTCGCCCTGGAGAACGCCTGCGACGAGGCCACCTACCAG TTGGGCCTGGACATGGAGGAACTGGAAGATATGGAGGAAGACGCCGGCTTGGGCAACGGAGGCCTCGGTCGCCTTGCAG CCTGCTTCCTGGACTCCATGGCTTCTTTGGGACTGGCAGCTTATGGTTACGGAATTCGCTACGAATTTGGCATCTTCAACCAGAAAATTGTCAACGGCTGGCAG GTGGAGGAGGCGGACGATTGGCTCCGCTACGGGAACCCCTGGGAGAAGGCTCGCCCCGAGTACATGCGCCCGGTCCACTTCTACGGGAGAACCGAGCACCACCCTGATGGTGTCAAATGGGTCGACACTCAG GTCGTCCTGGCTCTGCCTTATGACACTCCGGTCCCTGGATACAGAAACAACGTTGTCAACACCATGAGGCTGTGGTCTGCCAAGGCCCCTTGCGAGTTCAACCTTAAAGACT TCAACGTCGGTGGCTACATTCAGGCCGTCTTGGACAGGAACCTGGCTGAGAACATCTCCCGCGTGCTGTATCCCAACGACAAC TTCTTTGAGGGAAAGGAGCTCCGTCTGAAGCAGGAATACTTTGTGGTGTCTGCCACCCTGCAAGACATCATCCGTCGTTTCAAGGTCTCCAAGTTCGGCTCCAGGGAGATCGCTCGCACTGATTTTAGCAAACTGCCTGACAAG GTGGCCATCCAGCTGAACGACACTCACCCCGCCATGGCGATTCCTGAGCTGATGAGAGTCCTGGTGGATCAGGAGAAGCTGGAGTGGGACATG GCCTGGGACATCTGCGTGCGCACCTGCGCCTACACGAACCACACCGTGCTGCCCGAAGCCCTGGAGCGTTGGCCTGTGGATCTGTTCGCTCATCTGCTGCCCAGACACCTCGAAATTGTTTACGAGATCAACCGACGCCATCTGGAG AGAGTGGCTGCCAAGTATCCCGGCGATAATGACCGTCTGCGCCGCATGTCGCTCATCGAGGAAGGAGGGCAGAAGCGCATCAACATGGCCCACTTGTGCATCGTCGGCTCCCATGCCGTCAACGGCGTCGCCCAGATTCACTCCGACATCCTTAAGGCAACTAT ATTCAAGGACTTCTTCGAAATGGAGCCACATAAGTTTCAGAACAAGACGAACGGCATCACTCCGCGCCGCTGGCTGGTGATGTGCAACCCTGGACTCGCTGAGGTCATCGCTGAG AGAATCGGGGAGGAGTTCATCCGTGACCTGGACCAGCTGCAGCGTCTGCGCCAGTTTGTCGACGACGAGGCTTTCATCCGCGACGTCGCTAAAGTCAAGCAG GAGAACAAGCTGAAGTTCTCTGTCCACCTGGAGGAGCATTACAAGGTGAAGATCAACCCAAACTCCATGTTTGACGTTCAAGTCAAGAGAATCCACGAGTACAAGAGACAGCTGCTGAACTGCCTGCACATCATCACCTACTACAACC GCATCAGGAAGGAGCCGAACAAGCAGTGGACTCCAAGGACAGTGATGATCGGAGGAAAG GCTGCTCCTGGATACCACACCGCCAAGATGATCATCCGCCTGATCACGGCGATCGGCGACGTGGTCAACAACGACCCTGTGGTGGGAGACCGCCTCAAAGTCATCTTCCTAGAGAACTACAGAGTCACCCTGGCGGAGAAAG CCATCCCAGCAGCCGACCTGTCGGAGCAGATCTCCACTGCCGGCACTGAAGCCTCAGGCACCGGCAACATGAAGTTCATGTTGAACGGCGCTCTGACTATCGGAACCATGGACGGCGCCAACGTGGAGATGGCAGAGGAGGCTGGCGAGGGCAACCTCTTCATCTTCGGCATGAGGGTGGATGATGTCGACGCGCTGGACAAGAGAGG ATACCACGCTGAAGAGTACTACAACCGCCTGCCTGAGCTCAAGCAGGCCATCGACCAGATCGCCGGAGGCTTCTTCAGCCCCAAGCAGCCTGACATGTTTAAGGAAATAGTCAACCTGCTCATGCACCACGACAG GTTTAAGGTCTTCGCCGACTACGAGGATTATATCAAATGTCAGGAAGGGGTCAACGAACTCTACAAG gaCCCTAAAGAATGGACCAAGAAGGTGATCTACAACATCGCCGGCTGTGGCAAGTTCTCCAGCGACCGCACCATCGCTCAGTACGCTCGAGAGATCTGGGGTATGGAGCCCACTCTGGAGAGACTCCCGGCCCCCGATGAAAAGCCCTAG